From a single Paraburkholderia sp. FT54 genomic region:
- a CDS encoding LysR family transcriptional regulator produces the protein MDRLQAMQVFTRVVDTNSFTRAAETLDLPRASVTTIIQNLEAFLGTRLMHRTTRRLSLTPDGAAYYERCVRILADVEETEASFQSGNKKPHGKLRIDMPGSIGRLLVIPSLCEFHTRYPDIDLQLGLTDRPVDLLQEGVDCVVRVGALQDSSLVARRIGLFEGVTCAAPDYIERAGMPTSLEDLENHKAVNYFSSRTGRTLDWAFMVDGKEVEVKMKGIVSVNDADAYVTCGLEGFGLIQPALFMVLPHLRSGQLVEVLPELKPLPMPISAVYPHSRHLSPKVRVFVDWIAELFDRCPLLSGRGSLDAMCTKRTFEERESAPMLDTPVITEWVA, from the coding sequence ATGGACCGGCTTCAGGCCATGCAAGTGTTCACGCGTGTCGTCGACACCAACAGCTTTACCCGCGCAGCGGAAACGCTCGACCTGCCGCGCGCATCGGTTACCACGATTATTCAGAACCTCGAAGCGTTCCTCGGCACGCGTCTGATGCATCGGACCACGCGGCGTCTGTCGCTCACACCGGACGGCGCGGCGTACTACGAGCGCTGCGTGCGCATCCTCGCGGACGTAGAAGAGACAGAGGCGAGTTTTCAGAGCGGCAATAAAAAGCCGCACGGCAAACTGCGCATTGACATGCCGGGGTCGATCGGCCGCTTGCTGGTGATTCCTTCGCTGTGTGAATTCCACACGCGCTATCCGGATATCGACCTGCAACTCGGCCTGACGGACCGGCCGGTGGATCTGTTGCAGGAAGGCGTGGATTGCGTGGTGCGGGTCGGCGCGCTACAGGATTCTTCTCTGGTGGCGCGTCGTATCGGTTTGTTCGAAGGCGTGACCTGCGCCGCTCCCGATTACATCGAACGCGCGGGGATGCCGACTTCGCTCGAAGATCTGGAGAATCACAAAGCAGTCAATTACTTTTCGAGCCGCACGGGTCGCACGCTCGATTGGGCCTTCATGGTTGATGGCAAAGAAGTCGAAGTAAAAATGAAGGGCATTGTGTCGGTGAACGACGCGGACGCCTACGTGACCTGCGGGTTGGAAGGCTTCGGCCTGATTCAGCCGGCGCTCTTCATGGTGCTGCCGCATCTGCGTTCGGGCCAGCTGGTGGAAGTGCTGCCGGAGCTGAAGCCTTTGCCGATGCCGATTTCCGCAGTCTATCCGCACAGCCGGCATCTGTCGCCTAAAGTCCGCGTTTTCGTAGACTGGATCGCGGAGCTGTTCGACCGCTGTCCGTTATTGAGCGGACGCGGCAGTCTCGACGCAATGTGCACGAAGCGCACTTTCGAAGAACGCGAGT
- a CDS encoding alpha/beta hydrolase gives MEAFKPPYSFVPTGSGPAEADSTALEVTDVQIEGHAQDITLRLYRQANKTALPVLLYFHGGGFTKGSIDQADFASRYFAEHLPALVVSVGYSLAPRFPFPAAPEDAHRAALWVQTRARAFGGNSKKVGVAGHDAGGQLANCLAFIARDRGDVRISAQALFGPMLDPSLTRLGDEKRLGSDITAKECAACYRAYLPQASQRMHPYAAPLESSRLAGLPATLIATAQNDVLHVEAEKYASSLIDAGVLTQVVRYPSISHAALADHPPALQEAVRFFQWRFDARAHR, from the coding sequence ATGGAAGCATTTAAACCGCCGTACTCCTTTGTGCCCACCGGCAGCGGCCCGGCGGAGGCCGACAGCACGGCCCTCGAAGTCACTGACGTGCAGATCGAAGGGCACGCGCAGGACATCACGTTGCGTCTGTACCGGCAGGCAAACAAAACCGCACTGCCAGTACTGCTTTATTTCCACGGTGGCGGATTTACGAAGGGCTCGATCGATCAGGCCGACTTTGCTTCGCGTTATTTCGCGGAACACTTACCGGCTTTGGTGGTGTCGGTCGGATACTCGCTGGCGCCCCGGTTTCCGTTTCCCGCCGCGCCTGAAGACGCGCACCGCGCGGCGCTGTGGGTGCAAACGCGAGCGCGTGCGTTCGGCGGCAATAGCAAGAAGGTGGGTGTAGCCGGCCACGATGCAGGCGGGCAACTGGCCAATTGCCTTGCGTTCATCGCGCGTGACCGCGGCGACGTGCGTATTTCAGCGCAGGCGCTGTTCGGGCCAATGCTCGATCCGAGCCTCACGCGTCTGGGCGACGAAAAGCGCCTCGGCTCTGACATCACGGCGAAAGAGTGCGCGGCGTGTTATCGCGCGTATCTGCCGCAAGCGTCGCAGCGCATGCATCCGTATGCCGCGCCGCTCGAATCGTCGCGTCTGGCGGGCCTGCCGGCCACGCTGATCGCGACGGCGCAAAACGACGTGCTGCATGTGGAAGCGGAGAAATACGCCAGCAGTCTGATCGACGCCGGTGTGCTGACTCAGGTGGTCCGCTATCCGAGCATCTCGCATGCCGCGTTGGCGGATCATCCGCCCGCTTTGCAGGAAGCGGTGCGATTTTTTCAGTGGCGCTTCGATGCGCGCGCCCATCGGTGA
- a CDS encoding efflux RND transporter periplasmic adaptor subunit: MTILPLSRRRVAIAALAVIVVAGLGTFGAIRVDASSPAAPTIVPEVDVATVVQKTITDWQSYSGRLEAVEKVDVRSQVPGTIVSVNFKDGALVKKGDTLFVIDPRPYAAEVDRAEAQLAAAQARTGYTQSDWERAQRLIADNAIAKRDYDEKQNAAREASANLKAAQAAVETARINLGYTKIVAPVSGRVSRAEITVGNVISAGATAAPLTTLVSVSPIYASFDADEQTYLQYLSRAKDGSKVPVELGLADESGYSRSGVIESVDNRLDTSSGTIRVRARFDNQDGALIPGLYARVKVGGSEPHPALLIDDAAVGTDQDKKFVLVVDQGNHVVYRSIDVGGMQGNLRVVKGGLKATDRIVVNGIQRVRPGDAVRAHMVPMTTDDDPNSAPLAQKQTPTQPQAQSQAQTQTRAKADKNS; encoded by the coding sequence ATGACTATCCTTCCTCTTTCTCGTCGCCGTGTGGCGATTGCCGCACTTGCCGTCATCGTCGTGGCCGGGCTGGGCACGTTCGGCGCGATTCGCGTGGACGCGAGCTCGCCCGCCGCGCCGACCATCGTGCCCGAAGTCGATGTGGCCACTGTGGTGCAAAAAACGATCACTGACTGGCAGAGCTACTCGGGCCGCCTCGAAGCCGTCGAAAAGGTGGACGTGCGTTCGCAGGTGCCGGGCACCATCGTGTCCGTCAACTTCAAGGACGGTGCGCTCGTGAAGAAAGGCGACACGCTGTTCGTGATCGATCCGCGTCCGTATGCGGCCGAAGTCGATCGCGCCGAAGCGCAACTCGCCGCCGCGCAGGCGCGTACGGGTTACACGCAAAGCGATTGGGAGCGCGCGCAGCGCCTGATCGCGGACAACGCGATCGCCAAGCGTGACTACGACGAGAAGCAGAACGCCGCACGCGAAGCGAGCGCCAACCTGAAGGCCGCGCAGGCCGCCGTCGAAACTGCCCGCATCAATCTCGGCTATACGAAGATTGTCGCGCCGGTTTCGGGCCGCGTGTCGCGCGCCGAAATCACGGTGGGCAACGTCATCTCGGCGGGCGCGACTGCTGCGCCGCTCACCACGCTGGTATCGGTGTCGCCGATCTACGCATCGTTCGACGCGGACGAACAAACCTACCTGCAATACCTGAGCCGCGCCAAAGACGGCAGCAAAGTGCCGGTGGAACTCGGCCTCGCGGACGAAAGCGGCTATTCGCGCAGCGGCGTGATCGAGTCGGTGGACAACCGGCTCGACACGTCGTCGGGCACGATCCGCGTGCGCGCGCGCTTCGATAACCAGGACGGGGCGCTGATTCCCGGCTTGTATGCGCGGGTGAAAGTCGGCGGCAGCGAACCGCATCCGGCGCTGTTGATTGACGACGCCGCGGTAGGCACCGACCAGGACAAGAAATTCGTGCTGGTGGTCGATCAGGGCAATCACGTCGTGTATCGCTCGATCGACGTGGGCGGCATGCAGGGCAATCTGCGCGTGGTGAAGGGCGGCTTGAAAGCGACCGACCGGATCGTCGTGAACGGGATCCAGCGCGTGCGTCCGGGTGACGCGGTGCGTGCGCATATGGTGCCGATGACCACCGATGACGATCCGAACAGCGCGCCGCTCGCGCAGAAGCAGACGCCAACGCAACCGCAGGCGCAATCGCAGGCGCAAACGCAAACGCGCGCGAAAGCGGACAAGAATTCGTGA
- a CDS encoding efflux RND transporter permease subunit, with translation MNISKFFIDRPIFAGVLSVLILLAGIISLFKLPISEYPEVVPPSVVVHAQYPGANPKVIAEAVASPLEEQINGVENMLYMQSQANSDGNLTLTVTFKLGTNPDLATQLVQNRVNQALPRLPEDVQRLGVTTIKSSPTLTMVVHLISPNNRYDMTYLRNYALLNVKDRLARIQGVGEVQLWGSGDYAMRVWLDPQKVSQRGLTATEVVNAIREQNIQVAAGVIGASPSVPGTQLQLSVNARGRLRTEGEFGDIIVKTTPDGGVTYLKDIARIELAASEYGLRSLLDNKPAVALAINQAPGANSLAISDQVRSAMKELAEDMPAGVEYKIVYDPTQFVRSSIEAVVHTLLEAIALVVLVVIVFLQTWRASIIPLIAVPVSIVGTFSLLLAFGFSINALSLFGMVLAIGIVVDDAIVVVENVERNIENGLSARDATYKAMQEVSGPIIAIALTLVAVFVPLAFMTGLTGQFYKQFAMTIAISTVISAFNSLTLSPALSAMLLRSHGAKEDFLTRVMNRLLGGFFKRFNKVFHRGSTEYGRGVTGVLRRKGAMLAVYAILLGATVLISRVVPGGFVPAQDKEYLIAFAQLPNGASLDRTEKVIRDMSSIALKQPGVESAVAFPGLSVNGFTNSSSAGIVFVTLKPFKDRGNKKLSAGAIAGALNQQYGAIKDSFVAVFPPPPVLGLGTLGGFKMQLEDHGALGYAELNKAAEAFVKKAAQTPELGPTFSSYQINVPQLNVDLDRVKAKQLGVPVTDVFNTMQIYLGSLYVNDFNRFGRVYQVRVQADAPFRQRADDILQLKTRNAAGDMVPLSSLVTVTPTFGPEMVVRYNGYTAADINGGPAPGFSSGQAQAAAERVAAEVLPHGVKLEWTDLTYQQILAGNAGLWVFPISVLLVFLVLAALYESLTLPLAVILIVPMSVLSALTGVWLTGGDNNIFTQIGLMVLVGLSAKNAILIVEFARELEHDGHTPLSAAIEASRLRLRPILMTSIAFIMGVVPLVLSSGAGSEMRHAMGIAVFFGMLGVTLFGLMLTPVFYVVLRTLAGGTIHVAQKDSPHYGAPVTDA, from the coding sequence ATGAACATATCCAAATTCTTCATCGATCGGCCGATCTTTGCCGGCGTGCTGTCGGTACTGATCCTGCTGGCGGGCATTATTTCGCTCTTCAAGCTGCCGATCTCGGAGTATCCGGAAGTCGTACCGCCTTCGGTGGTGGTGCACGCGCAGTATCCCGGTGCGAATCCGAAGGTGATCGCCGAAGCGGTCGCTTCGCCGCTCGAAGAGCAGATCAACGGCGTCGAGAACATGCTGTACATGCAGTCGCAAGCGAATAGCGACGGCAATCTCACGCTCACGGTGACCTTCAAGCTCGGCACCAATCCGGACCTCGCGACGCAACTCGTGCAGAACCGCGTCAACCAGGCGCTGCCGCGTCTGCCGGAAGACGTGCAGCGCCTCGGCGTCACGACGATCAAAAGCTCGCCCACGCTGACCATGGTGGTGCATTTGATCTCGCCGAACAATCGCTACGACATGACGTATCTGCGCAATTACGCGCTCCTGAACGTCAAGGACCGGCTAGCGCGGATTCAGGGCGTCGGCGAAGTGCAGTTGTGGGGTTCGGGCGACTACGCGATGCGCGTGTGGCTCGATCCGCAGAAAGTGTCGCAACGCGGCTTGACGGCGACCGAAGTGGTCAACGCGATCCGTGAGCAGAACATTCAGGTGGCAGCCGGTGTGATCGGCGCATCGCCTTCGGTGCCGGGCACGCAATTGCAGTTGTCGGTGAATGCGCGTGGCCGTCTGAGGACCGAGGGCGAATTCGGCGACATCATCGTCAAGACCACGCCGGACGGTGGCGTGACCTACCTGAAAGATATCGCGCGGATCGAACTCGCGGCCTCGGAATACGGCCTGCGTTCGCTGCTCGACAACAAGCCGGCGGTGGCACTCGCCATCAACCAGGCGCCGGGTGCGAACTCGCTGGCGATTTCCGATCAGGTGCGCTCCGCGATGAAGGAACTCGCGGAAGACATGCCGGCGGGTGTCGAATACAAGATCGTCTACGACCCGACGCAGTTCGTGCGTTCGAGTATCGAGGCGGTCGTGCATACGCTGCTCGAAGCGATTGCGCTGGTGGTGCTCGTCGTGATCGTGTTCCTGCAAACGTGGCGCGCGTCGATTATTCCGTTGATCGCGGTGCCGGTGTCGATTGTCGGGACGTTCTCGCTGCTGCTCGCGTTTGGCTTCTCGATCAACGCGTTGTCGTTGTTCGGCATGGTGCTCGCCATCGGGATCGTGGTGGACGATGCGATCGTGGTGGTGGAGAACGTCGAGCGGAACATCGAAAACGGGCTCAGTGCGCGCGACGCGACCTATAAGGCGATGCAGGAAGTGAGCGGGCCGATTATCGCTATCGCGTTGACACTCGTCGCCGTGTTCGTGCCGCTCGCGTTCATGACCGGTTTGACGGGGCAGTTCTACAAGCAGTTTGCAATGACCATCGCGATCTCGACGGTGATCTCGGCGTTCAACTCGCTGACCTTGTCGCCGGCGCTGTCCGCGATGCTGTTGCGCAGCCATGGCGCGAAAGAAGACTTCCTGACGCGTGTGATGAATCGCCTGCTGGGTGGGTTCTTCAAGCGCTTCAACAAGGTCTTTCATCGCGGTTCGACGGAATATGGCCGTGGCGTGACCGGCGTGCTGCGCCGTAAAGGCGCGATGCTGGCGGTGTACGCGATCCTGCTGGGCGCGACCGTGCTGATCTCGCGTGTAGTGCCGGGCGGCTTCGTGCCGGCGCAGGACAAGGAGTACCTGATTGCCTTCGCGCAGTTGCCGAACGGTGCGTCGCTGGATCGCACGGAGAAAGTGATTCGTGACATGAGCTCGATCGCGCTGAAGCAGCCGGGCGTGGAGAGCGCGGTGGCGTTCCCGGGTTTGTCGGTGAACGGTTTCACGAATAGCTCCAGCGCGGGCATCGTGTTCGTTACGCTCAAGCCCTTCAAGGATCGCGGCAACAAGAAGCTCTCGGCCGGTGCGATTGCCGGTGCGCTGAACCAGCAATACGGTGCGATCAAGGATTCGTTCGTCGCGGTGTTCCCGCCGCCACCCGTGCTCGGTCTCGGCACGCTCGGCGGCTTCAAGATGCAGTTGGAGGATCACGGCGCGCTCGGTTACGCGGAGTTGAATAAGGCCGCGGAGGCGTTCGTGAAGAAGGCCGCGCAAACGCCTGAACTCGGCCCGACTTTCTCGAGCTATCAGATCAACGTGCCGCAACTGAATGTGGATCTCGATCGTGTGAAGGCCAAGCAACTCGGCGTGCCGGTCACGGACGTGTTCAACACGATGCAGATCTATCTCGGCTCACTGTATGTGAACGACTTCAACCGCTTCGGCCGCGTGTATCAAGTGCGGGTGCAGGCGGACGCGCCGTTCCGTCAACGCGCCGACGACATCCTGCAACTGAAGACGCGCAACGCCGCGGGCGACATGGTGCCGCTGTCGTCGCTGGTGACGGTGACGCCGACCTTCGGTCCGGAAATGGTGGTGCGTTACAACGGCTATACGGCTGCCGACATCAACGGTGGGCCGGCGCCGGGCTTCTCGTCGGGACAGGCGCAAGCCGCGGCCGAACGCGTGGCGGCGGAAGTCTTGCCGCATGGTGTGAAGCTCGAGTGGACCGACCTGACGTATCAGCAGATTCTGGCCGGCAATGCAGGCTTGTGGGTGTTCCCGATCAGCGTGCTGCTGGTGTTCCTCGTGCTCGCCGCACTGTATGAAAGTCTGACGCTGCCGCTCGCGGTGATCCTGATTGTGCCGATGAGCGTGTTGTCCGCACTGACCGGCGTGTGGCTCACGGGTGGCGACAACAACATCTTCACGCAGATCGGTTTGATGGTGCTGGTGGGCTTGTCGGCGAAGAACGCGATTCTGATCGTCGAGTTCGCTCGCGAACTGGAGCATGACGGGCATACGCCGCTGTCGGCGGCGATCGAGGCGAGCCGCTTGCGTCTGCGGCCGATTCTGATGACGTCGATCGCATTCATCATGGGCGTGGTGCCGCTGGTGCTGTCGAGCGGAGCCGGTTCGGAGATGCGTCATGCAATGGGTATCGCGGTGTTCTTCGGCATGCTCGGCGTCACGCTGTTCGGTCTGATGCTGACCCCTGTGTTCTATGTGGTGCTGCGTACGCTGGCGGGTGGCACGATTCACGTCGCGCAGAAAGATTCGCCGCACTATGGCGCGCCGGTGACGGACGCTTGA
- a CDS encoding efflux transporter outer membrane subunit, giving the protein MKRFESLSGWGRAAASGLLVALLAACSVEPTYKRPEVDAPAAFKETPTASATSATSAPDSGAWKQAQPADDAHRGEWWTIFGDAQLNALEEQAAAANQDLKAAAARVQQARAVTQAAKSDWFPKLDAGFGPTRQRASAASQFQPDSAGGTTGTIWRAQTTVSYEADLFGRVGSNVNASRADEQQSEALFRSVQLSLQADVAQNYFQLRELDTDQDLYRRTVALREDTLKLVERRFKEGDIGELDVSQARNELASARADAVGVARQRAASEHSLAILLGKPPADFSFAEAPLAPVTVRVPPGLPSALLERRPDISAAERAMQAANARVGLAKSAFFPKLDITGAAGFESATLGDLFKWSSRAFILGPFAGTALTLPLFDGGRRKANLAQARSKYDEDVAQYRQQVLVAFREVEDNLADLRLLDDQMREQNDAVQASQRAAHLSRTQYTEGAVSYLDVIDGERQVLTSQLQASHLSGTQAVATVNLIRALGGGWGDLKASDTAVGAVAPGSGPVVAASVQQVAKR; this is encoded by the coding sequence ATGAAACGCTTTGAATCTTTGAGCGGGTGGGGCCGGGCGGCTGCCAGCGGTTTGCTGGTCGCGTTGCTCGCCGCCTGCTCCGTGGAGCCTACGTATAAGCGCCCTGAAGTGGATGCGCCGGCTGCGTTCAAGGAAACGCCCACGGCGTCGGCTACATCGGCTACATCGGCGCCGGACAGCGGCGCGTGGAAGCAGGCGCAGCCCGCCGACGACGCGCATCGCGGCGAATGGTGGACGATTTTCGGCGATGCGCAGCTCAACGCGCTGGAGGAGCAGGCGGCTGCGGCCAATCAGGACCTGAAGGCGGCCGCGGCGCGCGTGCAGCAAGCGCGTGCGGTGACGCAGGCAGCGAAGTCGGACTGGTTCCCGAAGCTGGACGCGGGCTTCGGCCCCACGCGCCAGCGTGCTTCGGCGGCGTCGCAATTTCAGCCGGATAGCGCGGGTGGCACCACCGGCACGATCTGGCGCGCGCAAACCACCGTGTCGTACGAAGCGGATCTGTTCGGGCGGGTTGGTTCGAACGTCAACGCGTCGCGGGCGGACGAGCAGCAAAGCGAAGCGTTGTTCCGTTCGGTGCAGTTGTCCTTGCAGGCGGACGTCGCGCAGAACTACTTCCAGTTGCGCGAGCTCGATACGGATCAGGACCTGTACCGTCGTACCGTCGCATTGCGCGAGGACACGCTGAAGCTGGTCGAGCGGCGTTTCAAGGAAGGCGATATCGGCGAACTGGATGTATCGCAGGCTCGCAACGAACTCGCGAGCGCGCGTGCCGACGCGGTGGGCGTGGCGCGTCAGCGCGCGGCGTCGGAACATAGCCTGGCGATTCTGCTTGGCAAACCGCCGGCGGATTTCTCGTTCGCGGAAGCGCCGCTCGCGCCGGTGACGGTGCGTGTGCCGCCGGGTCTGCCTTCGGCGTTGCTTGAACGCCGGCCGGATATTTCGGCGGCGGAGCGGGCGATGCAGGCGGCGAATGCGCGTGTCGGCCTCGCGAAGTCGGCCTTCTTCCCGAAGCTCGATATCACCGGCGCGGCTGGCTTCGAATCGGCGACACTCGGCGATCTGTTCAAGTGGTCGAGCCGTGCGTTCATTCTCGGACCGTTTGCCGGCACGGCGTTGACGCTGCCTTTGTTCGACGGTGGCCGCCGCAAGGCGAACCTCGCGCAAGCCCGTTCGAAATATGACGAGGACGTGGCGCAGTATCGTCAGCAGGTGCTGGTGGCGTTCCGTGAGGTGGAAGACAACCTCGCCGATTTGCGTTTGCTCGACGATCAGATGCGCGAGCAGAACGATGCGGTCCAGGCATCGCAACGGGCGGCGCATCTGTCGCGCACGCAGTACACGGAGGGCGCTGTCAGCTATCTGGATGTGATCGACGGCGAGCGGCAGGTGCTGACTTCGCAACTGCAGGCGAGCCATCTGTCCGGTACGCAAGCGGTGGCGACGGTTAATCTGATTCGCGCGTTGGGCGGTGGTTGGGGCGATCTGAAGGCGTCGGATACGGCGGTGGGGGCGGTTGCGCCGGGGTCGGGTCCGGTGGTTGCCGCGTCCGTGCAGCAGGTGGCGAAGCGGTAA
- a CDS encoding MetQ/NlpA family ABC transporter substrate-binding protein, translating into MRIFLSSVQRLFHTPTVSLISAFGLAFALQAAPASAADSPTLKIGTATSPQIEALKIAAREAKEQGLDVKIIEFTDWNTPNAALANKDIDVNYFQHIPFLENAKKQGGYNFVAIAPGTIMKIGLYSKKIKRFDELKDGATVAIANDPVNGGRGLLLLQRAGLIKLKPGIDYRATTLDIIDNPKHLKIVKLEASQLARSLDDVDLAQGYPSFIKLAGTTDPNSALLFDGLENKNYAIQWVVRPESANDSRIRKFIAIYQHSPAVRAALDKAFGNLYAVAW; encoded by the coding sequence ATGCGCATTTTTCTATCCTCCGTGCAGCGCCTTTTCCACACACCAACAGTTTCGCTCATCAGCGCGTTCGGTCTCGCGTTCGCGTTGCAGGCCGCGCCCGCATCGGCAGCCGACTCGCCCACGCTGAAAATCGGCACCGCGACCAGTCCGCAAATCGAAGCGCTCAAAATCGCCGCGCGCGAAGCAAAAGAGCAGGGCCTCGACGTGAAGATCATCGAGTTCACCGACTGGAACACGCCGAATGCGGCGCTCGCCAACAAGGACATCGACGTCAACTACTTCCAGCACATTCCGTTTCTCGAGAATGCGAAGAAGCAAGGCGGTTATAACTTCGTCGCGATCGCGCCGGGCACGATCATGAAGATCGGCCTGTATTCGAAGAAGATCAAACGCTTCGACGAACTGAAAGACGGCGCCACGGTGGCGATCGCCAACGATCCGGTCAACGGCGGCCGCGGCCTGTTATTGCTGCAACGCGCCGGTCTCATCAAGCTCAAGCCGGGCATCGACTATCGCGCGACGACACTCGACATCATCGACAACCCGAAGCATCTGAAGATCGTAAAGCTCGAGGCCTCGCAACTGGCGCGTTCGCTCGACGACGTCGATCTGGCACAGGGCTACCCGAGTTTCATCAAGCTCGCCGGCACCACCGATCCGAATAGCGCGCTGCTGTTCGACGGCCTGGAAAACAAGAACTACGCGATTCAATGGGTCGTACGTCCGGAAAGCGCGAACGATTCGCGTATCCGCAAGTTCATCGCAATCTATCAGCATTCACCGGCCGTGCGCGCCGCGCTCGATAAAGCCTTCGGCAATCTCTACGCCGTCGCCTGGTAG
- a CDS encoding LLM class flavin-dependent oxidoreductase — MAKKKILLNAFNMNAVGHINHGLWTHPRDRSAHYTDLDYWTSLAQTLERGKFDGIFLADIVGVYDVYQGGPQTSLRESVQIPINDPSLIVPAMAHVTGHIGFGVTSNLTYEPPYLFARRMSTLDHLTKGRVGWNIVTGYLDSAARGMGLAQQISHDDRYDRADDYMDVVYKLWEQSWEDDAVVRDRAARIFSHPDKVHRVKHDGPYYSIDAIHLSEPSPQRTPVLYQAGSSSRGVDFAARHAECVFVGGQNKQLTRSIVDDIRARAVSFGRAPEDIKIFAGITVIVGETERAAQEKFEEYRRYASAEGGIAHFSSSTGIDFSQYELDEPISYVKTESMQSAVEAISKKSVSGVWTKRKVLEQMTLGGRAKPVVGSPQQIADELVSWIEEAGVDGFNLTRTVMPESFEDFVNLVVPELQNRGVYKEDYDPAPTLREKLFGGGRARLPDAHAGAQHRRWARAAAAVTVEA, encoded by the coding sequence ATGGCGAAGAAAAAAATCCTGCTGAACGCGTTCAACATGAATGCGGTTGGCCATATCAATCACGGCTTGTGGACGCATCCGCGCGACCGTTCGGCGCATTACACCGACCTCGATTACTGGACGAGCCTTGCGCAAACGCTGGAGCGCGGCAAGTTCGACGGCATCTTTCTCGCGGACATCGTCGGCGTGTACGACGTTTATCAGGGCGGCCCGCAGACGTCCTTGCGCGAGTCGGTGCAGATTCCGATCAACGATCCGTCGCTGATCGTGCCCGCGATGGCGCACGTGACCGGACATATCGGCTTCGGCGTCACGTCGAATCTGACTTACGAGCCGCCGTATCTGTTCGCGCGGCGCATGTCGACGCTCGATCATCTGACCAAAGGCCGCGTGGGCTGGAACATCGTGACCGGTTATCTGGACAGCGCGGCGCGCGGCATGGGGCTCGCGCAGCAGATCAGCCACGACGACCGCTACGACCGCGCGGACGATTACATGGACGTGGTCTACAAGTTGTGGGAACAGAGCTGGGAGGACGACGCGGTGGTGCGTGACCGTGCGGCGCGCATCTTCTCGCATCCCGACAAGGTGCACCGCGTGAAGCACGACGGTCCCTACTATTCGATCGATGCCATTCATCTCAGCGAGCCCTCGCCGCAACGCACGCCCGTGTTGTACCAGGCGGGCTCGTCGAGCCGTGGCGTCGATTTCGCGGCGCGTCACGCGGAATGCGTGTTCGTCGGTGGCCAGAACAAGCAGCTGACGCGCTCGATCGTCGACGACATCCGCGCGCGCGCGGTGAGCTTCGGCCGTGCGCCGGAGGACATCAAGATCTTCGCGGGCATCACCGTAATAGTCGGCGAAACAGAACGGGCAGCGCAGGAAAAATTCGAGGAATACCGCCGTTATGCGAGCGCCGAAGGCGGCATCGCGCATTTCTCCAGCTCGACCGGCATCGACTTTTCGCAGTACGAGTTGGACGAACCGATCTCCTATGTGAAGACCGAGTCGATGCAATCGGCCGTCGAAGCGATTTCGAAGAAGAGTGTGAGCGGCGTGTGGACCAAACGCAAAGTACTCGAACAGATGACGCTTGGCGGCCGCGCAAAACCGGTGGTCGGCTCGCCGCAGCAGATCGCGGACGAACTGGTGTCCTGGATCGAGGAAGCGGGCGTCGACGGCTTCAATCTGACGCGCACGGTGATGCCGGAATCGTTCGAAGACTTTGTGAACCTGGTGGTGCCGGAATTGCAGAATCGCGGCGTCTACAAGGAGGATTACGATCCCGCGCCGACGCTGCGCGAGAAACTGTTCGGCGGTGGGCGTGCCCGTCTGCCCGACGCGCATGCCGGCGCACAGCATCGCCGCTGGGCGCGAGCCGCCGCGGCGGTCACCGTGGAAGCGTGA